The nucleotide window ATACCATAACGTCTTCACTCGTCACCCGCCGGTATTCTTGTGAAATGGACAATTCCCCGCAGACTGAGTTCTGATCCAGTGTTAGAGGACAGCAGTCTGACAgaagagcaaaacagaaaaaactatATTAACATCAGCCTCTTAAGATTCGGTTCATTATTAATGTGCTGGTATATTATGGAACTAAGTGTTTTACTCACAGCGTAAAAACTCTTCTCtggtctttggcacaggtggTAACACAACATCTATGGTAGACactaacaaaaaagaaaagtcctAAATATCACTGGATGTGAATAAAACCACTATATGACCCTGGATTTGTAGATTTGTGTCAGGTACCTGTGGCAGTGATCCTGGGCCATGCGTTGTTCAGGAGGCTCTCTACGTCCTCGCCCAGCTTAGACAAGCAGTCAGTCAGAGTCTTGAATGAATTTGGAGGACAAACAACAGGAGCAGGACTTAAGtctggacaggaggaggagagggacctGAAACTCtgaggacagaaataaaaacaaaaaatgttactAGCacaatatttactgtatataaaaaCATATACAATGTAGTGTATTTGAGGTCAGTTTCCTTCATTTGCCAAACTTCCTGGTCCAGAATACATCACCAGCGAGCTTTCAATGAAGAtgtaacaaaatgaaaacttgaTATTCCAGTGTGGTCATAATATGTTGCACTGTCAGATGTGGCCAGCAGATGTCACTGTTGAGCAGCTTTAAACTTCAAcggagtgagtgagtgagtgcagcTCCTGTCTGGTACCTGAATGAAGTGGATGTGGTCGTCCATATGAGAAAGCTGTTCCAGTTCAGTGTCTCTTGCCCTCAGCTTGGTGatctcttcctccagctgcgcCTGCAGCTTTTCAGCTTGAGCGATGGCAGTCTTCTCCTGAGCTTTCATTAGATCCTTCACCAACGAGCGTTTTTTCTTTATGGAGGAGATCAGCTCATCAAAGATCTCATCACTGGTCTTCAGTGTAGTCTGGCTTCCCTTCTGTTCATACAAAGAAAAtcaagatttttctttttaaatgatcTTATATTTAagttcagattttttatttttgacgCAGTGGGGTTTACAAGCACACCACGGTCAGCACAGACAAGGATCAAATACTGAAGTCTAATTTCCATACCTTGAAATCCATCATAGCTTGGACCAGCTTCTTCAGATCCTCCTCCCGCTTCTTGTAGCTCCTCTGGACTTCCTTCTGATTCACAAGCAGCTGTTTCTGAAAGAAAGTGTTGGAAAGtcagaataaaaacaggattGAATTTGAAAGTGGACTTTCGTGGAATCTCTGTCACTAAAACCAagttcattttcactgcattctgttcttatttacattttacacagcatccaaactcTTTAGGAATCGGTGGTCGTTGTACCTGTTCCACagccctctgtgctgcagctgacaccGTTTGGTGCGTCTTATGCTCATCTACAATGCACAGATAGCAGATGCACTTCTTGTCTGTCTGGCAGTAGACCTCCATCAGCTTGTTGTGCTTCGTGCACATCTTGTCCTGCAGTGGGACTGTAGCAGAGACCAGCTGATGTGTCTTCAGCACAGGGACACTGTGGTGAGGCTTGATGTGAGCTGGACAGTAAGATGCCAGACACGTCAGGCAGGACATCGTGGCTTTCTTGGGTTTGTTCTCAGAGCAGAAATCACAGGGAACATCTGCTGGGCCGGCACAgtccacatcagcagcagcagcatgaggagAGGCCTGCTGGGTGCTCGACTTCTTTAACGTCTCCACAACCTGCAGAAAGGAAGGTGGTGAGAAATACTTTCGATTTCATGACATACAGGACAAAAGGACTTGTACGGTAGTATTTGTTGACTCCTGACCACTTTCAGCCATTTAAATGCATCCTGCTACTGCAGTTAGACCTGCTAGTGGAATAGCCACCGATTTTGGCCACCAGATGTGttaaaaacaagcacatttgcTGGTTGGGTGGTTTAAGAAAAGTTGTAAATTATTTTACCTAGAAATTCAGTTTGTATAGTAAAGGGCATGGTTTAAGCAGGCAGCTTACAGAGAAGataaacttttttcttttacaagcTTCATGTGTTATGAACCACAAAGCGATGTCACAATTAAAGATTCAATCTGAGCTCTTATTACTATTATAATTTCACCGAAGTATTAGTTCAGTATTTTTGATGATAGCAATAATTTTAAATATGTTATACGTTATACTTAAACTCACTCACATGTTTGGCTTTCAATGGACCAAACTGAAAAGGCTGCCATGCAAATAGCTCTCGCCTAACTAATGACCACCTCTACACTGTTTCTGCCAGCACTTCTTGGTGTGCTTTACCTCAGCCAGCATGTTGTTCCTCCTCA belongs to Chaetodon trifascialis isolate fChaTrf1 chromosome 23, fChaTrf1.hap1, whole genome shotgun sequence and includes:
- the LOC139351365 gene encoding E3 ubiquitin/ISG15 ligase TRIM25-like encodes the protein MAEQQKDAAVLDQNQFCCSVCLDLLKEPVALPCGHSYCKSCIEGCWDQEEEKGKYSCPQCRETFNPRPQLRRNNMLAEVVETLKKSSTQQASPHAAAADVDCAGPADVPCDFCSENKPKKATMSCLTCLASYCPAHIKPHHSVPVLKTHQLVSATVPLQDKMCTKHNKLMEVYCQTDKKCICYLCIVDEHKTHQTVSAAAQRAVEQKQLLVNQKEVQRSYKKREEDLKKLVQAMMDFKKGSQTTLKTSDEIFDELISSIKKKRSLVKDLMKAQEKTAIAQAEKLQAQLEEEITKLRARDTELEQLSHMDDHIHFIQSFRSLSSSCPDLSPAPVVCPPNSFKTLTDCLSKLGEDVESLLNNAWPRITATVSTIDVVLPPVPKTREEFLRYCCPLTLDQNSVCGELSISQEYRRVTSEDVMVSYYNSYGQQSLVRISQVLCREGLSQRCYWEVTFSGCTWSVAVSYKDISGQDFGNNKKSWSLDCSPDGYSFRHNSKTRTVSGPRSSMIGVYLDYHSGTLSFYSISDTMTLLHKESTTFTQPLYPGLMLRSYSSQSTRGYYAQLVKLW